In Cherax quadricarinatus isolate ZL_2023a chromosome 38, ASM3850222v1, whole genome shotgun sequence, a single genomic region encodes these proteins:
- the LOC128693079 gene encoding gastrula zinc finger protein XlCGF57.1-like: MSKIFNKECVQASHIKDHSENKIQHYSHFSQKSQYVSLITVNNGKKPVQCLMCLKEFLKKKYLMRHMRIHAKEKQHQCAVCLKNFVYKCYLARHMKIHTGEKPFQCSECQKGFSSKFYLVTHLKNHTGEKPYQCSECLKEFSQKSHLVQHVRNHTGEKPYKCSECLKEFSQKSHLVQHVRNHTGEKPYQCSECLKEFSKKSQLVQHVRIHTGEKPYQCSECLKEFSQRSHLVQHVKNHTGEKPFQCSECLKNFSRKCDLAQHMRSHTGEKPYQCSECLKVFSRKCDLERHKKIHTGEKPFTCSECLKVFSRKSHLSRHMRIHTKEKPFSCSNCLKKFSRKSHLVLHMRIHSKEKPFRCSECLKEFSDKSNLVKHVRLHTS, from the coding sequence ATGTCTAAAATATTTAATAAAGAATGTGTTCAAGCATCACACATTAAAGATCATTCAGAAAACAAAATACAGCATTATTCACATTTCTCACAAAAGTCTCAGTATGTATCACTGATAACAGTTAATAATGGCAAAAAACCAGTTCAGTGTTTAATGTGTCTGAAagagtttttaaaaaaaaaatatttaatgagGCATATGAGAATTCACGCCAAAGAGAAACAACATCAGTGTGCTGTGTGTCTAAAAAACTTTGTGTATAAATGTTATTTAGCAAGACACATGaaaattcatacaggagagaaaccatttcaatgttcagagtgtcaaaaAGGGTTTTCAAGTAAATTTTATTTAGTAACACACTTGAAAaatcatacaggagagaaaccatatcaatgttcagagtgtctaaaagaGTTTTCTCAAAAATCTCATTTAGTACAACATGTGAGAaatcatacaggagagaaaccatataaatgttcagagtgtctaaaagaGTTTTCCCAAAAATCTCATTTAGTACAACATGTGAGAaatcatacaggagagaaaccatatcaatgttcagagtgtctaaaagaGTTTTCCAAAAAATCTCAATTAGTACAACATGtgagaattcatactggagagaaaccatatcagtgttcagagtgtctaaaagaGTTTTCCCAAAGATCTCATTTAGTACAACATGTGAAAaatcatacaggagagaaaccatttcAATGCTCAGAGTGTCTCAAAAATTTTTCTAGAAAATGTGATTTAGCACAACACATGAGAagtcatacaggagagaaaccatatcaatgttcagagtgtctcaAAGTTTTTTCCAGAAAATGTGATTTAGAACGACACAAGaaaattcatacaggagagaaaccatttACATGCTCTGAATGTTTGAAAGTGTTTTCCAGAAAATCTCATTTATCACGacacatgagaattcatactAAAGAGAAACCTTTTAGTTGTTCAAATTGTCTAAAGAAGTTTTCCAGAAAATCTCATTTAGTACTACACATGAGAATTCATTCTAAAGAGAAACCATTTAgatgttcagaatgtctgaaggAATTTTCAGATAAATCTAATTTAGTAAAACATGTGAGACTTCATACTAGTTAG